Within Sorangiineae bacterium MSr11367, the genomic segment TGTTGCTCGCGACGAGCGTGCTCGTCGCGCCGGAGTTGACGCCCGCGTCCGAGAGGGGCGGAGGCGGCGCGCTGCTTCCGTCGTTGCTCGACGAGCCACACGCGGCCAGTCCCAAAGAAGCCAAAAGGATTGCGGCTCCCATCACGGTCCCCGTGACGAGTTTTGCCAATAGGTCGTTTCGCATGGAGCTCCTCGTTCGACACGTTCGTGTCGCGGGTCACTCTTCACACGCGGCCTCGGCGAATACCATACGGCGAGCGAGAACGGGGCGTTGCCCAAACGGAAACGGAGAGGGCATGGCGCCCTCTCCGCCGGGGCGTATGACTCAATCGAGTGCGGCGATGCACTCGATTTCGACGCGGGCGCCGAGGGCGAGGCCGCTGGCGGCGAAGGCGCTGCGGGCCGGCTTGTTCGTCGGAAAATACGTGACGTAGACGCTATTCATTCGCGCCCATTCGGAAATATCGGCCATCATCACCGTGCATTTGACCACGTTGTTCATCGAGGCTCCGCTCTTGGCGAGGACGTCCTTGATGTTCTCCATCACCTGCCGCGTTTCGCCTTCGATGCCGCCGGGAGCAAGTTGATCCGTTCCTGGCGTGGTGCCGACCTGGCCCGCGAGGTAAAGGGTCTTTCCGACACGCACCGCCGGCGAGAATGGCCGCCCCGGCTTGCCACCCGCCGTGAGGAACTCCACGCGCGACGGCTCGGTGGCCGTCGTCTGGGTGGGCGCGGCCGGCGGGGTCTCGCGCGCACAGCTCATGACGCACGATACGGCGAGCAACATCAGCAAACATCGATTCATGAAGAGACCTCCGGCGCGCAACACTAGCGTGCTGCGTGGCGGATGCTGCGCCTTTTGTCGCGGCAAAGCTCGGTACCGACCTGCATCGAGCGGGACGGCCCACCCGACCCGAAGTTCGGCACGGGTAAAACTTGCCACGGTGCGATCGCGGCGACGATCAGCAGGGTCTTTCTCCAGCCAAAATCGCCCCATTTCGGCTCCTGCGCGACACGCCCTGGCACATCGGGTACGGGCCCGCCGATTGCTAATCATCATACGGAGAGGGTTGGAGCACGAATGGCTCGAGCCCATTGAGTTACTTTCTTTTGGAGACGTTCATGCGATTTGCCGATTCGAAGACTTTGCTTTCCTTCTTCTTGTTTTTGTCAGCCTTCGCCCTGCCCGCGTGCAGCAGCGACGACGACCCGAAGTCGCAGACCCCCGAGCTGGGGGTCATCAGTATCAGAAGCCAAGCCACCGCCGATGGCCAATTCACGTATTCGATCAATGGTTCCTTCGCCGAGAACTTCGACGTATCCAGCGCCGAGTGCACCACGCGCACCGAAGGTGCCTGCACGATCAGCAAGTGCAAAGCCACCGGCGGTGACGGTGGACTCGAGAAATACCTGCCCGCGGGAACCCTCACCGTGAGCGGCGGGCTCCTGGCGGCATCCGGCGTGGTGCTCCAACCCGATGCCGACAATTTCTACCACAAGGTGGAGTCGGGCAAAGCCTGGAACCCCGGCCAGCGTATTTCGGTGAAGAGCTCGGGCGCACAGGTCCCGGCCTTCGAGGTATCGGTATCCACCCCGGACACCCTGACGCTCGAAGCGCCCGCGGTGCCGGCGAAGGACCAAGCCATGAGCATCAAGCGCTCGACGGGGCTCGAGCTCCGATGGTCCGGCGCGAAGGAGACGAAATACGTCACGCTGTTTACGACCGACGCCACGGGCGCCGGCAATCCCAACGTCAGCGTATCGTGCACATTCCCGGCCAACGCGAACACGACGAGCATTCCCGCGTCCGCCCTGAACGAACTGCCAGCGGGCGAAACGTACCTGTTCGCCTCGGCGCGAAACCAGGCGACCACGCTCGTCAATGGCAAGAGCGTCGCCTTGCACGCGCGCGCCGTCGCACGCTCGCGGTCCGGCGAGCCGGTGCAACGCAACGTGACGCTCGAGTAGGCTGCCCGCCTCGGCACGGTTGAGGAGCATGTACAGGATACCTGGATTTTCCAGGGATCGGGCCTAAAGCGCCGACGCGAAAAAAGTCGCTCGGCCCGTGTCGATCTCCCCCAGACTCGATCGACGCCTGTACGTTCCCCACCGGCGCCCCCGAGCGCCCCCAACGAAAGGCACGACAAAATGAAGGTCATGGTGATCGTCAAGGCTACGAAGAACAGCGAAGCGGGCATCATGCCGAGCGAGGAGCTTCTCCGGGCCATGGGCAACTACAACGAGGAGCTCGTCAAGGCGGGCATCATGCTGGCGGGCGATGGCCTTCACCCCAGCACCAAGGGAAAGCGGATCCAGTTCCGCGCGGGAAAGCGCTCCGTGGTCGACGGGCCGTTCAGCGAGACCAAAGAACTCATCGCCGGCTATTGGATCTGGCAGGTACGCTCGATCGAAGAGGCCGTGGAATGGGCCCGCCGCTGTCCCGATCCGATGCCCGGCGAGGACGCGGAGCTCGAGATCCGCCCCATCTTTGAGGCCGAAGACTTCGGCAAGGAATTCACCCCCGAGCTGCGCGCCCAAGAGGATCGCCTGCGCGCCGAGGTCGAGCGACAGCAAAAAAAGGGATAGCCGCTTCCCGACGGCGGCGCGTCTACCCGCGTTGGAAGACACTTTGACAAGGGGCGGGCCCGCCGCCGGCAGTGCGTTTGCCAAGGTTGCAGGAATAGAACGGCCGACGCACGGATCCCCGGAAATGACCGCGGCATCGGGGATGGCCCTGGTCTTGCTGTTCATCGAATCATGAGTAGCAAAACGAAAGCCGCCCCCAAGGGCGCGGTCATCGTCGTGGGCGGGAGCGGCGGCATGTCGGCGCGCTACCGCGCCATCGTCGAAGAACGCGGACTCGAACTGCGTCACTTCGAGACCCGCGTTCCCAACGGAGCGCGCCGCGCCGTTGGACGGGTTGCCGCGGTCATCGTCATGGTGAGCATGGTGTCGCACGCGCTTCGCGATCAGGCCATATCGCTCGTCGACAACGGCGCCCCCGTCGTCTACTTGCGCTCACCATCCATCTCGGCCCTGCGAAGCGCAGTCGCGACACTCGCCCCCGCGTGACGCCGCGGCATGTTCACGAGAGATCCGGAAAACGCGGGCGCGAGACCGGATCGAGCTCGACCTGTACTTGCTCGCCGAATCCATTGGGGGCCGGCGATACGAACATGCGATATGCGGGGCACTCCACCTCGGGATTCTTTCCCTGCCCGGTCGCCGTTTGCTTGCACGCCGAGATGCCCGCGCTCTCTTCCGACGTGTAGGCGCGCGCTTTGAAAAGGTGGTATCCGGCCGTGACCGCACCGCGAAGGTATTTGCCCATGAGCGAGTCCGACGCGACATCGCGCTGGCTGTAGACGAGCAAGAATTCTCGGCTGCCGCCCACGATGGAGGCGGCCATTTCTTCGGCATTCTGTGGGGTGCGGTCCGGGCGGACCGCAGCAATGTAGGCGAAGGCCAGCCCTTGGGCGTCGACGACTTCCGCCGGCGGGGACTCGGTGAGCTTCAACGTGTATCGCCGCGGTTCCGCAAGCTCGATCTCCGAACGAACGGCGCTGCGGGCCGCTAAAATTTGCCCACCGCCTTTGCTCCACACGAGTGTGGCGACGGGCCGTCCGCTATCCGCGGGACCTTGCCCGGTCGCCACCCCCTGAATCGCAACCTCGTTGGAGGGATCGGGATGGGAATCCGAATCGGACGAGCACCCGCTGATCGCGAGCAGCACGGGGGCCACGGTCATGATGGCCCGTCGTCGGCAAACGCAAAGCACGTCGTTCATTTTCCCTCGACCCCTTTTAGCACGGTTAGCCCGTGGAGATCCCCGCGATGGCGGTGGATTCGCCCTCGTCACTCCCCGATTCACGCCGGCGGACGGCGTCTTCGAAGGCGGTGTGGATGAGGGAGCGCAGGCGCGTCAGGTCCTTCACGTTGTTCAAGTAAACGCGGCTGACGCCAAAGGTCGACGGTGCAGCTTCGACCTCGAAACCGGGTGACATGATCTTCACTTTGTCGACCGCCAGACGTGTGACGACGGACTTTCGCTTCTGATCGCCGAAGTACCGACAGAACCAATAGCGGATGCTTCCAGCGTAAATTCCGAAGTAATTCTGGGAGTCCTTGTACTGAGGCGGATACTTGGCAAAGAAGCTCGAGTCCGAACAAAGATCGCGGACGATCTCGAAAGCCTCGAGCTCTTCCGCCGTGGTGACGATCTTTCCGCCCTCCGCCGGGGGCTCGACGACGGGTGGCTCGGGTGGCGTCGGCGCCGCTGGCGCGGGGAGCGACACGACGACCGCGAGCTCCGGCTTTTCCGTCTCGAGCTTGATCGACCGCGTGGCCATCTCCAGCAACGTTCCCTGAATGGCCTTTCGAACCGCCGGCTGGAAGCGTTCGATGATCTTGGCCGTGAGGCGCTTGCCTGCCCCCACCGCCTCGATCTCGTTCAAAAGGAATCGAACGAAGTTCTCCGACGGATTGCGCAGGAGATCGCCAACGAGCGCGGTCAGCTTTCCGACGTAGATCAGCTCCTCGGCACCGTCGTGCACCGCTTCCCCGTCGTAGCTTTCTCGGTTGAACTGCTTCAGCGTTTCCGCATCACGTTCCGAGAACGAGTGGATGTCGAACACGAAGAAAGGCTCTTCGTCGAGCAGGTTTTCTCGCTTGAGATCCGTGTAGAAGCGGTACACGAGGCCGTTCGTCAGAATGGCCGTCTTGACCGACGGCGTCGCATTGAAATAGCGGGCAAGCTGCGCGTCATGATCGCTGCACGTGACATCGATGGCCTTTGCCTCGATGAAGATGGCCGGCGTGTCCAAGAGACGGAGGGCGTAGTCGACTTTCTCGAACTGCCCATTCGTCTTCTTTTTGGCGAAGTCCGCGATGTATTCGGGCTGAACCTCGGTCGGATTGTAAATGTCGTAGCCGAGTATCTGAATGAGCGGGAGGACGAGGGACTGCTTCGTGGCCTCTTCCCCCTTGATGTGAGATTGCCTGCGTTTGACCTGTTCGGAAAAGTTACGAAGTTCTTCGAAGAAGCCCATACCGCCCTCCAGTGGACCAAAAGAGATAAAGGAGAATGGCCAGTGCTCCTCGATATTCGTGAGCATTCATGGGTCGCAATTTATTTTGAATACGCACAACAAATCTCAGCGCCGGCCGATGGGCCTGAACCCGGAATGGGCGGCCGAAGGTGACCACACCGGCCTCTGTCCGGGACACCGTCGCGGCTGTCCGGGACGGTGTGGCGGGTGCGGATCGCTCGGGAAAACAGGCCCTTGGTCGGAACGGCATGACGCTCGCACCTCTCCCGTGCGATGAACTTGGGCATGACGGACGACGCATTGCGACAACAGGCCGAGAGCAAGCTCGAGGCGCTGGCAGGCCCGCGCGCTACCTTGCGCGCCGATCAGTGGGCGGCCATCGAGGCTCTGGTGGTCGGGCGCAAGCGGGTCCTGGTCGTGCAACGCACGGGTTGGGGCAAGTCGGCCGTGTACTTCATCGCCACCGCGCTGCTCCGCGGCCTCGGTGCCGGTCCCACGGTCATCGTCTCGCCGCTGCTCGCACTCATGCGCAACCAAATCGCCGCGGCCGAACGCGCGGGCATCCAGGCCGTCACGATCAACTCGGCCAACCTCGACGAGTGGGAAGCGGTGCACGAAAAGGTCGCCCAGGGCACCGTCGACCTGATGTTGGTCAGCCCCGAACGACTCAACAATCCTGATTTTCGCGATCAAGTGCTACCTCGGCTGGCCGAGAGCGCCGGCTTGGTGGTGGTCGACGAGGCGCATTGCATCTCGGATTGGGGTCACGACTTTCGACCCGACTACCGGCGCCTGCGCACACTCTTCGCCGGCATGCCCCCGAACGTTCCGATTCTCGCGACGACGGCCACGGCCAATGCCCGCGTCACGCACGACGTTGCCGAGCAGCTCGGTCAGGACACCTTCGTCCTTCGCGGTGCGCTCGAACGCGACAGCCTCCACCTGAGCGTCGTCCAACTGACCTCCGCCGAGGAACGCCTCGCTTGGCTGGCGCACACCATCGGCGAACTGCAGGGGTCGGGGATCATCTACACCCTCACCGTCGCCAACGCCCTGGAGATCGCCGCCTATCTGCGCGAGCAAGGGTACAAGGTTGCCGCCTACCACGGTTCGACCGAGCCGGCGGAGCGCATCGCCGCCGAACAGGCCCTGCTCGACAACCAACTCAAGGCGCTGGTGGCCACGTCGGCCCTCGGCATGGGGTTCGACAAGCCCGACCTCGGGTTCGTCATCCACATGGGCGCGCCGGCATCCCCCGTGGCGTACTACCAGCAAGTGGGTCGCGCCGGGCGCGGCGTAGAGCGGGCGGAAGTCATTTTGCTTCCGGGCGCCGAAGACAAGGAGATCTGGTCCTACTTCGAAGGGCTCGCCTTCCCTCCCGAGGCCGTCGTACGCGCCACGCTCGACGCGTTGAGCGAGGGGCCGCTCTCGACGATGGCGCTCGAACCCATCGTGGACATGAGCCGGAGCCGGCTCGAGACGATGCTCAAGGTTCTCGACGTCGATGGGGCCGTCCATCGCGTTCGCGGCGGATGGCAAGCCACCGGGCAAGCGTGGACCTACGACGCCGATCGCTATGCCCGTGTCGCGGGCGAACGCGCGGCGGAGAAGAACGCGATGCTCGAATACATCGCGACCTCGGACTGCCGCGAGATGTTCCTTCGCAAACACCTCGACGACGATACGGCCAGGCCCTGCGGCCGTTGCGACAACTGCACGGGCCGTCACCGCCCGTCCACGATCGACGCCGGGGCCATGGAGGCTGCTCGGGAACGATTGCGAAGACCGGGCGTCGAGATCGAGGCGCGCAAACAATGGCCCTCGGGCCTCAAGGGCATGGGGCTTTCAGGGAAAATCAAAGCCGATATCGCGCACGAAGAAGGGCGGGCGCTGGGCCGGTTGACCGACATTGGTTGGGGCAACCGTTTGCGATCGATGCTGGCCGACGCCCACGAAGACGGGCCGATTCCCGATGACGTGTTCGCCGCGGTGGTGCAGGTGCTCGCCTCGTGGAAGTGGGCGGCGCGCCCCGTGGCCGTGGCGAGCCTGCCGTCGGAGCGACGGCCGCTTCTCATCGCGAGCTTGGCGCAGCGCCTCTCGCAGGTGGGGCGGCTCGCCTACCTCGGGAGCCTTCGTTACGACGCCGGCTCACCGGGAAGGCAATTCAACAGCGCCAAACGGGTTCAAGCCGTGCACCGCACCCTCGTCGTCCCCGCGGAATTGGCCGCCGCAGTGGCCGAGACGGCCGGGCCCATTCTCCTCGTCGACGATCGCGTCGACAGCGGCTGGACGATGACCATCGCCGCGGTGCTCTTGCGCCAAGCAGGGGCCAAAGCGGTGCTCCCACTGGCGCTCGCCACCACGACGTAGCATCCGTCCGTCAGGCCGTTCGTGTTCAGCGAACGCAGCGGCAAAGGATGATTTCTGATGTGATATCGACACATCGTCATTCATTCGATATGGCGACGCGTGATGGCCATTTGGATTTGGCCAGTATTTCGCCGCCATGCGCGTTCGTGCGAGAGCTTATTGACGAGTTGGCAATTCGAGAAACCCTCGCTAGGAATCGATCGGCGCTTCGCTTTTCCGCATTTCCGATCCGAACGCGAAATCGTCCACTGCACGAGAAAATGGCCCCCAAAGGGAGCGGCGAGTGGACGCGAACGTCCGCGCTCGCGGACGAAGCCGTCCACCAAAGAAGGCCCTATCGTCCCGTCCGAATGCGCCGTGCGCGTGCGACGCTCGCATCACGATTGCGTGGCGGGTGCGCGGACCGCCATTTGCACATAGGTCGTTAACCACTGAGTCCTAATTGCCTTAGCAACACTACGTCTTTGCTGGAAAGGCCGCATGGAATGTCTCGATTCACGCGATTGGGTGCGTATACGCAGCAAATGTTTCCACCGCTGGCCACCGTTCCCTTCATGATGGCGTTCGCGTTGGCGGTTCACTTCGGGCTGCAAGCCCTCGGGGGGCAGCAACCCATTCGGCTGACATGGCGTGCTCTTGCAGGCGCGACAAGCGTCTATCTTTTCGGGCTTCTCCTGCGCGTCTACGACGAAATCAAGGATGCACCGTCGGACCTTGCGCTGGCGCAAGCCGGCGACCCACGCTACGTCGACCGCCCCATCGTCAAGGGAACGGTGACGCTCGACGATTTGCGTGCCTACCGTTTGGGTCTCATCGTTACGCTTTTCGCACTGAACATCTCGCTGGGATTTCCCTATGCGAGCATCGCCTTCGGAGGCACCTTCCTCTTCGTATGGCTTTCGTCGCGTTGGTTCTTCTGGCCGGCGGTGTCGAAGAGCCTCCTGCTCGCGGTGCTG encodes:
- a CDS encoding Rid family detoxifying hydrolase, yielding MNRCLLMLLAVSCVMSCARETPPAAPTQTTATEPSRVEFLTAGGKPGRPFSPAVRVGKTLYLAGQVGTTPGTDQLAPGGIEGETRQVMENIKDVLAKSGASMNNVVKCTVMMADISEWARMNSVYVTYFPTNKPARSAFAASGLALGARVEIECIAALD
- a CDS encoding YciI family protein, with the translated sequence MKVMVIVKATKNSEAGIMPSEELLRAMGNYNEELVKAGIMLAGDGLHPSTKGKRIQFRAGKRSVVDGPFSETKELIAGYWIWQVRSIEEAVEWARRCPDPMPGEDAELEIRPIFEAEDFGKEFTPELRAQEDRLRAEVERQQKKG
- a CDS encoding DUF2325 domain-containing protein — its product is MSSKTKAAPKGAVIVVGGSGGMSARYRAIVEERGLELRHFETRVPNGARRAVGRVAAVIVMVSMVSHALRDQAISLVDNGAPVVYLRSPSISALRSAVATLAPA
- a CDS encoding type I restriction enzyme HsdR N-terminal domain-containing protein; this translates as MGFFEELRNFSEQVKRRQSHIKGEEATKQSLVLPLIQILGYDIYNPTEVQPEYIADFAKKKTNGQFEKVDYALRLLDTPAIFIEAKAIDVTCSDHDAQLARYFNATPSVKTAILTNGLVYRFYTDLKRENLLDEEPFFVFDIHSFSERDAETLKQFNRESYDGEAVHDGAEELIYVGKLTALVGDLLRNPSENFVRFLLNEIEAVGAGKRLTAKIIERFQPAVRKAIQGTLLEMATRSIKLETEKPELAVVVSLPAPAAPTPPEPPVVEPPAEGGKIVTTAEELEAFEIVRDLCSDSSFFAKYPPQYKDSQNYFGIYAGSIRYWFCRYFGDQKRKSVVTRLAVDKVKIMSPGFEVEAAPSTFGVSRVYLNNVKDLTRLRSLIHTAFEDAVRRRESGSDEGESTAIAGISTG
- a CDS encoding RecQ family ATP-dependent DNA helicase, which produces MTDDALRQQAESKLEALAGPRATLRADQWAAIEALVVGRKRVLVVQRTGWGKSAVYFIATALLRGLGAGPTVIVSPLLALMRNQIAAAERAGIQAVTINSANLDEWEAVHEKVAQGTVDLMLVSPERLNNPDFRDQVLPRLAESAGLVVVDEAHCISDWGHDFRPDYRRLRTLFAGMPPNVPILATTATANARVTHDVAEQLGQDTFVLRGALERDSLHLSVVQLTSAEERLAWLAHTIGELQGSGIIYTLTVANALEIAAYLREQGYKVAAYHGSTEPAERIAAEQALLDNQLKALVATSALGMGFDKPDLGFVIHMGAPASPVAYYQQVGRAGRGVERAEVILLPGAEDKEIWSYFEGLAFPPEAVVRATLDALSEGPLSTMALEPIVDMSRSRLETMLKVLDVDGAVHRVRGGWQATGQAWTYDADRYARVAGERAAEKNAMLEYIATSDCREMFLRKHLDDDTARPCGRCDNCTGRHRPSTIDAGAMEAARERLRRPGVEIEARKQWPSGLKGMGLSGKIKADIAHEEGRALGRLTDIGWGNRLRSMLADAHEDGPIPDDVFAAVVQVLASWKWAARPVAVASLPSERRPLLIASLAQRLSQVGRLAYLGSLRYDAGSPGRQFNSAKRVQAVHRTLVVPAELAAAVAETAGPILLVDDRVDSGWTMTIAAVLLRQAGAKAVLPLALATTT